GCGAACTAGGGTCAGTACGACATCGTTTCGCGGGGGGGTCGAGATGCTGGGTGGTCAGCAGGTGGGCGCGGGTGCCGGGGTGCCGGCTGCCCGGGCCGCTCGGTGCACCGCGGCAGACCTCTTCGCCGTCGTCATCGACCTGCTGCGCGAGGTCGGCTACGACCGGATGACCATCGACGCCATCGCCGCCCGGGCCCACGTCAGCAAGGCCACCATCTACCGGCGCTGGGACGGCAAGGCCGAGTTGGTCGTCGCCGCCCTGCGCGACCGGCACGTGGGCGTACACAACCCGCCCGACACGGGCTCCCTGCGCGGCGACCTGATCGAGTTGCTGCGCGCCACGGCCGCCATCTGCGTGGCCGACTGTGACCTGATGCAGGCGTTGACCTTCGCCATGCGGACCAACCCCGAGCTGGAACGACTGGTACGCCACCAGGTCCTACCGGCCGGGCGGGTGGCCAGCACCGCCATCCTCGTCCGTGCGGCCGCCCGCGGCGAGATCCCGCCGGAGGCCGGTGAACGCGATCTGTTCCACGACCTGGCGCCCGCGCTCACCATGTCCCGAATCGTCGCGCACGGCCTACCCGCCGATGACGCGTTCCTCATCCAGGTCGTCGACCAGGTGCTGATCCCGGTGCTCCGCTACCAGCCCAACCGCCAGGCCCAGCCCTGACCTGACCGGCTCCGCTCCTGACCTACCGAAACACGGAAGGCTTCATCATGCCCGGAACTACCTCGACAGCTCCCGGCGCGCCCGGCGCCGAGACGTCGACGAACGCGCCGCACCCGCGGCGCTGGATCGCGCTGGCCGTTATCGCGGTCTCGCAGCTCATGGTGGTCCTGGACGCCACGATCGTGAACATCGCACTCCCCCAGGCCCAGTCCGACCTGGGCATCACCGACGCGAACCGGCAGTGGGTGATCACCGCCTACACGCTGGCCTTCGGCGGCCTGCTCCTGCTCGGCGGCCGGATCGCCGACTTCTGGGGCCGCAAGCGCACCTTCCTGGTCGGCATGACCGGCTTCGCGCTGGCCTCCGCGCTGGGCGGTCTGGCCACCACCGGCGGGATGCTCTTCGCCGCCCGCGCGTTGCAGGGCGCCTTCGGCGCGCTGCTCGCCCCGGCCGCGCTGGCGCTGCTCACCGTGCTGTTCACCGAGGCCACCGAGCGGGCCAAGGCGTTCGCCGTGTACGGCGCGATCGCCGGCGGCGGGTCCGCGGTCGGCCTGCTGCTCGGCGGGGTGCTCACCGAGTACGCCGACTGGCGCTGGTGCCTGCTGGTCAACATCCCGGTCGCCGCCATCGCGATCGCCTTCGCCCTGCCGCTGGTGCCGGAGAGCCGGGCGCACGGCAACACCCGCTACGACGTGCCCGGCGCGGTCGTCGTCACCGCCGGTCTGGTCTCCCTGGTGTACGGCTTCACCAAGGCCGCCGAGGACGGCTGGGACGCCACCGCGACGCTCGGTTTCATCGCCGCCGGCGTGGTGCTGCTCGCCGCCTTCGTGGCGATCGAACTGCGCTCCAACCACCCGCTGCTGCCGCTGCGGATCATCCTGGACCGCAACCGGGGCGGGGCGTACCTCGCGTCGACGCTGATCGGCGCCGGCCTGTTCGGCGCGTTCCTCTTCCTGACCTTCTACTTCCAGGTGGTGCTGCAGTACAAGCCGCTGGAGGCCGGGCTCGCCTCGCTGCCGGTCACCGCCGGCGTGCTGATCGCGGCGGGCGGCGCCAGCCAGTTGATGCCACGGTTGGGCGCCAAGCCGCTGATGGTCGGCGGTGCCGTGCTCGCCGCCGTGGCCATGCTGTTGCTGACCCAGATCGACGTGGACACGTCGTTCCTCACCCACCTGCTGCCGGCCCAGGTCATCCTCGGCATGGGTCTCGGCTTCACCTTCGTGCCGCTGTCCAGTCTCGCCCTGGTCGGGGTGCCGGAG
Above is a window of Micromonospora coriariae DNA encoding:
- a CDS encoding TetR/AcrR family transcriptional regulator, with amino-acid sequence MLGGQQVGAGAGVPAARAARCTAADLFAVVIDLLREVGYDRMTIDAIAARAHVSKATIYRRWDGKAELVVAALRDRHVGVHNPPDTGSLRGDLIELLRATAAICVADCDLMQALTFAMRTNPELERLVRHQVLPAGRVASTAILVRAAARGEIPPEAGERDLFHDLAPALTMSRIVAHGLPADDAFLIQVVDQVLIPVLRYQPNRQAQP
- a CDS encoding MFS transporter encodes the protein MPGTTSTAPGAPGAETSTNAPHPRRWIALAVIAVSQLMVVLDATIVNIALPQAQSDLGITDANRQWVITAYTLAFGGLLLLGGRIADFWGRKRTFLVGMTGFALASALGGLATTGGMLFAARALQGAFGALLAPAALALLTVLFTEATERAKAFAVYGAIAGGGSAVGLLLGGVLTEYADWRWCLLVNIPVAAIAIAFALPLVPESRAHGNTRYDVPGAVVVTAGLVSLVYGFTKAAEDGWDATATLGFIAAGVVLLAAFVAIELRSNHPLLPLRIILDRNRGGAYLASTLIGAGLFGAFLFLTFYFQVVLQYKPLEAGLASLPVTAGVLIAAGGASQLMPRLGAKPLMVGGAVLAAVAMLLLTQIDVDTSFLTHLLPAQVILGMGLGFTFVPLSSLALVGVPEHDAGAASATLNATQQIGGSLGTALLNTMYTSAVATYLVSHVPNPANQIEALVHGYSVAFAWGAALIVLAGLATLILIKVRREDIPAGNAVHMG